The genomic DNA CCATCGTGGCCGAGAGCATCCTGGAGAAGAAGCTGGTGGAGGAGATCAAGCGCCTGGGGGCCAAAGGGTACACCATCGTGCCCGCCAGGGGGGAGGGCTCGAGGGGCATGCGCAGCCTGGACTGGGAGGGGCAGAACATCCGCTTGGAGACCATTGTCCCCGAGGAGGTGGCCCTCCGCATCCTAGCCCGGCTGCAGGAGGCCTACTTCCCCCACTATGCCGTGATCGCCTATGTGGAGAACGTT from Thermus albus includes the following:
- a CDS encoding P-II family nitrogen regulator, whose product is MDLKPLKLVTIVAESILEKKLVEEIKRLGAKGYTIVPARGEGSRGMRSLDWEGQNIRLETIVPEEVALRILARLQEAYFPHYAVIAYVENVWVVRGEKYV